One genomic region from Sphingobacterium sp. UGAL515B_05 encodes:
- the pheT gene encoding phenylalanine--tRNA ligase subunit beta, which produces MNISYNWLKQHVNIDSTPEELSLILTNTGLEVEALDVVQSIPGGLDGLVVGEVKTCEQHPNADKLRVTTVDVGGPELLHIVCGAPNCRTGLKVIVATVGTTCHPLTGEPFKITKSKIRGEVSEGMLCGEDEIGLGTSHAGIVELPADVAVGTLVKDHFNIQDDYRYEIGLTPNRADAASHLGVARDIAAHFRTKVLKADVSAFEAAEAEGTAVVVADAQACPRYSGINISGVQVGESPDWLKEKLNVIGVRPINNIVDVTNYILHDLGQPLHAFDADKIAGNKVLVRLATEGEKFVTLDGVERTLSAEDLVIADAEKPMCIAGVFGGAYSGVSGETTNVFLESAYFNAVSVRKTSKRHGLKTDASFRFERGTDPNITVEALKRAALLIQEIAGGTISSTLKDEYPVVIKPFSFHVSYANVVRLIGQAIPNEEIKSIIVALGIEIAAESEAGLDVLVPAYRVDVTREVDIVEEVLRIYGYNNIELKSQIKASLNTAEKPDKEVVLNQLADLLIANGFREILSNSLTKLDYADDSETAVKLLNPLSSDLDTMRQNMVFSALSAIEYNQKRRNFDVKFFEYGKTYALDGEGYKETQHFAFVMAGNGEAEQWNNNKGSVNFYNLKAAVDTIVKRLKIEGIQIQDATSSHFTYGLNYMKGQKCLVSFGAIANADLKKADVEGQVFFADFDWDVLMKIIRKNSIQYKEVSKFPAVRRDLSLLIDENVSFDKLQFVAQKTERKLLKEVNVFDVYKGDKIPQGKKSYALSFILQDEEKTLTDKQIDAIVQKLIVNFEKELGAEVRG; this is translated from the coding sequence ATTCGACACCGGAGGAACTATCGCTTATCTTGACAAATACAGGATTGGAAGTAGAAGCTTTGGACGTCGTGCAGAGTATCCCAGGTGGATTGGATGGTTTGGTTGTTGGTGAAGTGAAAACTTGTGAACAGCATCCTAATGCCGATAAATTGAGAGTAACTACCGTTGATGTCGGTGGGCCGGAGTTATTGCACATTGTATGTGGCGCACCGAACTGTCGTACAGGATTGAAAGTCATTGTTGCTACAGTAGGCACGACATGCCATCCGCTTACAGGAGAGCCTTTTAAAATTACCAAATCTAAAATTCGTGGTGAAGTTTCCGAAGGTATGTTATGTGGAGAAGATGAAATCGGTTTAGGTACATCCCATGCGGGTATCGTTGAATTACCAGCTGATGTTGCCGTGGGGACCTTAGTGAAAGATCATTTCAATATCCAGGATGATTACCGTTATGAAATTGGTTTAACGCCAAATCGTGCAGATGCAGCTTCGCATTTAGGCGTTGCAAGAGATATTGCTGCACATTTCCGTACAAAAGTGTTAAAAGCAGACGTTTCTGCATTCGAGGCTGCTGAGGCTGAGGGAACGGCAGTGGTCGTTGCAGACGCACAGGCTTGCCCACGTTATAGTGGTATCAATATTAGCGGTGTTCAGGTTGGAGAATCTCCTGATTGGTTAAAAGAGAAATTAAATGTTATCGGTGTTCGCCCGATCAATAATATTGTCGACGTCACAAATTATATATTACACGATTTAGGTCAGCCATTGCATGCATTTGATGCTGATAAAATTGCGGGAAATAAAGTCCTTGTTCGCCTTGCGACTGAGGGCGAGAAATTTGTTACCCTAGATGGTGTGGAGCGTACCTTGTCTGCAGAGGACTTGGTGATTGCCGATGCTGAAAAACCGATGTGTATTGCCGGGGTTTTTGGTGGAGCGTATTCGGGGGTATCTGGCGAAACGACCAACGTATTTTTGGAGTCGGCTTATTTCAATGCTGTTTCTGTACGGAAGACTTCCAAAAGACATGGTTTAAAAACAGATGCTTCTTTCCGTTTCGAACGTGGTACTGATCCTAATATTACGGTTGAAGCATTGAAGCGCGCAGCTTTATTGATTCAAGAAATTGCAGGTGGAACGATTTCATCTACCCTAAAGGATGAGTATCCTGTCGTGATTAAACCATTTTCATTTCACGTTAGCTATGCAAATGTGGTTCGTTTGATTGGTCAGGCGATTCCAAATGAGGAAATTAAATCAATCATCGTTGCGTTAGGTATTGAAATAGCCGCAGAAAGTGAAGCGGGTCTTGATGTGTTGGTGCCTGCATATCGTGTCGATGTCACACGTGAAGTGGATATTGTAGAAGAAGTGTTGCGTATTTACGGTTATAACAACATTGAGTTGAAATCACAAATTAAAGCATCTTTAAATACGGCTGAAAAACCAGATAAAGAAGTTGTCTTAAATCAATTGGCCGATCTGTTGATCGCTAATGGATTTCGTGAAATTTTATCCAATTCATTGACGAAGCTGGATTATGCCGATGATAGTGAAACAGCGGTTAAATTGCTTAATCCCCTGAGTTCAGATTTGGATACCATGCGTCAAAATATGGTGTTTTCTGCTTTGAGTGCGATCGAATATAACCAAAAGCGAAGAAATTTTGATGTGAAATTCTTTGAATACGGTAAAACTTATGCGCTTGATGGCGAAGGTTATAAAGAAACGCAGCACTTTGCTTTCGTTATGGCGGGTAATGGTGAAGCCGAGCAGTGGAACAACAACAAAGGAAGCGTTAATTTCTATAACCTAAAAGCAGCAGTAGATACTATTGTTAAAAGGCTGAAAATTGAAGGAATTCAGATACAAGATGCTACAAGTTCACATTTTACCTATGGTTTGAACTATATGAAAGGGCAGAAATGTTTGGTTTCATTTGGTGCAATTGCAAACGCGGATTTGAAAAAAGCAGATGTTGAAGGTCAGGTTTTCTTTGCTGATTTTGACTGGGATGTTTTGATGAAAATTATTCGTAAGAATAGCATCCAATATAAAGAAGTTTCCAAATTCCCGGCTGTACGCAGAGATTTGTCACTCTTGATCGACGAAAATGTGAGCTTCGATAAGCTACAATTTGTCGCTCAGAAGACCGAACGCAAGCTTTTAAAGGAGGTAAATGTGTTTGACGTGTATAAAGGTGATAAAATTCCGCAAGGGAAAAAGTCTTATGCTCTGAGCTTTATCTTGCAGGATGAAGAAAAAACACTTACTGATAAGCAAATTGATGCGATAGTTCAAAAATTAATTGTTAATTTTGAGAAGGAACTAGGCGCGGAAGTGCGTGGTTAA
- a CDS encoding cell division protein ZapA has product MGEISIKINIADRVYPLRVESAEEEVIRHAAKLINEKVKELQENYTVRDKQDLLSMCVLQFATRMLNAERQSQNHEVGLENSVQELDQLLTDFFKK; this is encoded by the coding sequence ATGGGAGAGATTTCCATAAAAATAAATATCGCAGATCGTGTTTATCCCCTTCGGGTGGAGAGCGCGGAAGAAGAAGTAATTCGACACGCTGCGAAATTGATAAATGAAAAAGTAAAGGAATTGCAGGAAAACTATACTGTGAGAGATAAGCAGGATTTGTTATCCATGTGTGTATTGCAATTTGCGACGCGTATGCTTAATGCAGAACGGCAGTCTCAAAACCACGAAGTGGGTTTGGAAAATTCAGTACAGGAACTTGATCAGTTGTTGACGGATTTCTTTAAAAAATAA